In a single window of the Bacillus clarus genome:
- a CDS encoding YxcD family protein yields the protein METIKISEQELINALCVYIAEKRQVSPEEVLVELMYDDDYGFSAEVEVNGRQQILIQANLIEALRLWLDREYNVNSFAARLQLELDDEEGIFALAKFNNSDE from the coding sequence ATGGAAACAATAAAAATTTCTGAGCAAGAGCTTATAAATGCACTTTGTGTGTATATCGCTGAAAAAAGACAAGTTAGTCCAGAAGAAGTTCTAGTAGAACTTATGTATGATGACGACTATGGTTTCTCTGCTGAAGTAGAAGTAAATGGTCGTCAGCAAATATTAATTCAAGCGAACTTAATTGAAGCACTTCGCTTATGGCTTGATCGAGAATATAACGTCAATTCATTTGCAGCAAGATTACAGCTTGAATTAGATGATGAAGAAGGTATTTTCGCATTAGCGAAATTTAATAACTCAGATGAGTAG
- a CDS encoding DUF1836 domain-containing protein has product METFHLTRNEMATLLLSLRGWNTKKPLGILQEAWAKSHKKDIESGQSVTAFITTALSPIFEKLIKIDDTDVGFSLNEIVALGNQIENTSFSVTAMQNWVKRDIKEMIGSPQKGKKYSIEQAALLFIVEDLKTALDFESIRKLLRLIVNDPADRSDDLINPVHLYVAYSSLFEELNQGNCLQLNATDTIHTIENIVKEKADKIASQFDQINNEQREAIRNAIIIATLSVHTAYVQMLAKRYVSATLFLQNLDVKP; this is encoded by the coding sequence ATGGAAACATTTCATCTCACACGAAACGAAATGGCAACGCTCCTTCTATCACTAAGAGGATGGAATACAAAAAAGCCTCTCGGTATTTTACAAGAAGCTTGGGCAAAGTCACATAAAAAAGATATTGAAAGCGGACAAAGCGTTACTGCTTTTATTACAACCGCACTTTCACCTATTTTTGAAAAACTGATTAAGATTGACGATACGGACGTCGGGTTTTCTTTAAATGAAATTGTTGCGCTTGGCAACCAGATTGAAAACACTAGTTTCTCTGTAACTGCTATGCAAAACTGGGTGAAACGAGATATAAAAGAAATGATTGGCTCACCTCAAAAAGGTAAGAAATACTCAATCGAACAAGCGGCTTTACTATTCATTGTCGAAGATTTAAAAACAGCACTTGATTTTGAATCTATTCGCAAGTTATTACGACTCATTGTAAACGACCCTGCCGATCGAAGTGATGATTTGATTAACCCTGTTCATTTATATGTAGCTTACTCCTCTTTATTTGAAGAATTAAATCAAGGGAATTGTTTACAACTAAATGCAACAGATACCATTCATACGATTGAAAACATTGTGAAAGAAAAAGCAGATAAAATTGCGAGTCAGTTTGATCAAATTAATAACGAACAACGCGAAGCGATTCGTAACGCTATTATTATCGCAACACTCTCTGTACATACCGCATATGTACAAATGTTAGCGAAACGTTACGTTTCGGCGACACTGTTTTTACAAAACTTAGATGTGAAGCCGTAA
- a CDS encoding DedA family protein encodes MLSSFIHSVLTFFEGLGYWGIMLGLMIEIIPSEIVLAYAGYLVSNESISFIGAVIFGTIGGVIAQIFIYWIGRYGGRPVLERYGKYIFIHKKQIDAAEVWFNRYGTGVIFTARFIPVVRHAISIPAGITKMPLLRFITLTGLAIIPWSIIFIYLGEKLGENWGNINEVAGPYVKSFAIGGVVLIILYFAMKVALKKRNKIDKQVK; translated from the coding sequence ATGTTAAGTAGTTTTATTCATTCTGTATTAACGTTTTTTGAAGGATTAGGTTATTGGGGCATTATGCTTGGACTTATGATTGAGATTATTCCAAGTGAAATCGTCCTTGCTTATGCAGGATACTTAGTATCAAATGAAAGTATTTCTTTTATAGGCGCAGTTATATTCGGTACAATTGGCGGGGTTATTGCACAAATCTTTATTTATTGGATTGGACGATACGGAGGACGCCCTGTACTAGAACGTTATGGAAAATATATTTTCATTCATAAAAAACAAATTGATGCTGCTGAAGTATGGTTTAATCGTTACGGAACTGGCGTAATTTTCACAGCACGTTTCATTCCTGTCGTCCGCCATGCGATTTCAATTCCTGCCGGAATTACAAAAATGCCGCTTTTACGTTTCATTACATTAACAGGACTTGCGATTATTCCTTGGTCTATCATTTTCATTTATTTAGGTGAAAAGCTTGGAGAAAACTGGGGTAATATAAATGAAGTTGCTGGCCCATATGTGAAATCGTTCGCTATAGGTGGAGTTGTGCTTATTATTTTGTATTTTGCAATGAAAGTTGCCTTAAAGAAACGAAATAAAATCGATAAGCAAGTAAAATAA
- the dltD gene encoding D-alanyl-lipoteichoic acid biosynthesis protein DltD yields MKMKHAFGPIILACILFLIVLLIPSKSLVSLISDKKVEDAATSLQKEKLQGVFLQQKMLENSKYLPMYGSSEFSRMDAYHPSNYFKVNPAGFTPFLIGTGGTQSLAHILNMTSTIDQLEGKKVVFVLSPQWFTKSGVKEGDFTNNFSKQQAYHFIFNDEIQPEMKKKIAKRLLDYKVVRKDAILKSSLEGIVYNDRTHNVKAGLVKPLAYMHRNILDHRDLFNSLFKIEPMKEKKNVGLRSLSWEDARKLAEQEGQLESTTNTFGIENPYYYKNNLKKKLKSLKNFRANESYDDSPEYDDLQIVLDIFKQKNVKPLFISVPVNGPWYDYTGFPKERRDVYYKKVHEQIEKAGYPIVDFSSHEYDKYFLKDTIHLGWKGWIYVDEAVQKFYSEK; encoded by the coding sequence ATGAAGATGAAACATGCTTTTGGACCAATTATTTTAGCGTGTATACTCTTTTTAATTGTACTACTTATCCCATCTAAAAGTTTAGTATCATTAATTAGTGATAAAAAAGTTGAAGATGCGGCAACTTCCTTACAAAAAGAGAAATTACAAGGCGTTTTCTTACAACAAAAAATGTTAGAGAATTCGAAGTATTTACCGATGTACGGTTCATCTGAGTTTTCTCGAATGGATGCATATCATCCATCTAATTATTTTAAAGTAAACCCTGCAGGTTTTACACCATTTTTAATAGGTACTGGTGGTACGCAAAGTTTAGCTCATATTTTAAATATGACGTCTACAATTGACCAATTAGAAGGAAAGAAAGTAGTGTTTGTTCTTTCGCCTCAATGGTTTACAAAAAGCGGTGTAAAAGAAGGAGATTTTACGAATAATTTCTCTAAGCAACAAGCATATCATTTTATTTTTAATGATGAAATACAACCTGAAATGAAAAAGAAAATTGCGAAACGATTACTAGATTATAAAGTTGTTCGTAAGGATGCGATTTTAAAAAGTTCATTAGAAGGTATTGTATACAATGATAGAACACATAACGTAAAAGCGGGGTTAGTCAAACCGCTAGCTTATATGCACCGAAATATTTTAGATCATCGAGATTTATTTAACTCTCTATTTAAGATTGAACCGATGAAAGAGAAAAAGAATGTAGGATTACGTTCACTTTCTTGGGAAGATGCACGTAAACTTGCAGAGCAAGAAGGACAATTAGAATCTACAACAAATACATTTGGAATTGAAAACCCGTACTATTATAAAAATAATTTGAAAAAGAAATTAAAGTCGTTGAAAAACTTTAGAGCGAATGAGTCTTACGATGATTCGCCAGAATATGATGACTTACAAATCGTTTTAGATATTTTTAAACAAAAGAATGTAAAGCCACTCTTTATTTCTGTTCCTGTAAATGGACCATGGTATGATTACACAGGCTTCCCGAAAGAGCGCCGTGATGTTTATTATAAAAAGGTTCACGAGCAAATTGAGAAAGCAGGATATCCGATTGTAGATTTCTCGAGCCACGAATACGATAAGTACTTCTTAAAAGATACGATTCATTTAGGCTGGAAAGGCTGGATCTATGTAGATGAAGCAGTGCAGAAATTTTATTCTGAAAAATAA
- a CDS encoding peptide ABC transporter substrate-binding protein, translated as MKKIVRYSLVSTLLVSSFLVGCGKEKTTTKPKDEKKVLQLIETGEIPSLNSVKVTDAVSFNVLNNVMEGLFRLSKNDEVIVAAAQTYEVSKDGKTYTFHLRDAKWSNGDPVTAHDFVYAWKQLINPDTASQYAYIAYDVKNAEKINKKRMGLEELGVKVQDDKTFVVELEHPVPYFTKLLSLPSFYPINEKYAKGQGDKYGLEANKTVYNGPFTLSEWKHEASFTMKKNNQYWDEKEVKLDEVNYQIVKEISTAVNLYETDKVDRAVISTEFVDKYKNNKELKQYTDPVMYFFRFNENVPILKNKNARLALSLAFDKKGLATSFLNDGSVAANYYVPKGFLKGPDKKDFRETAGEFNKTNVKQAKEYWEKAKQETGTNEVTLEMLNYDLENFKKVGEYIKEQLEKSLPGLTVNVKLQPHSQKLALEKKKEYEMSLSRWLPDYPDPMTYLEVFLSESGVNNTGYANPEYDALIKKIKTELGNNEKVRWKAMQDAEKMLLDDGVIAPVFQRGLSYLQKPYVKELYVHQFGPATSLKWADIQK; from the coding sequence ATGAAAAAGATTGTCCGCTACTCATTAGTTAGTACGCTACTTGTCTCTTCATTTTTAGTTGGCTGCGGGAAAGAAAAAACAACTACAAAACCGAAAGATGAGAAGAAAGTATTGCAGTTAATAGAAACTGGTGAAATCCCATCATTGAATTCAGTAAAAGTAACAGATGCTGTTTCGTTTAATGTTTTGAATAATGTTATGGAGGGATTATTCCGATTATCAAAAAATGATGAAGTCATTGTAGCTGCGGCGCAAACATATGAAGTTAGTAAAGATGGAAAAACATATACATTTCATTTACGTGATGCCAAATGGTCGAATGGAGATCCAGTAACAGCTCATGATTTCGTATATGCTTGGAAGCAACTTATTAATCCAGATACAGCGTCTCAATATGCATATATTGCGTATGATGTAAAAAACGCTGAAAAGATAAATAAGAAGCGAATGGGATTAGAGGAATTAGGTGTGAAAGTGCAAGATGATAAAACATTTGTTGTTGAATTAGAACATCCTGTACCGTATTTTACGAAGTTACTTAGCTTACCATCCTTTTATCCAATTAATGAAAAGTATGCGAAAGGACAAGGTGATAAGTACGGTTTAGAAGCAAATAAAACAGTGTACAATGGGCCATTTACATTATCAGAGTGGAAACATGAAGCAAGTTTCACAATGAAGAAAAACAATCAATATTGGGATGAAAAAGAAGTGAAATTAGATGAAGTAAATTATCAAATCGTAAAAGAAATTTCGACGGCGGTAAATTTATATGAAACAGATAAAGTTGACCGTGCTGTCATTTCTACAGAGTTCGTTGATAAATATAAAAATAATAAAGAACTGAAACAATATACAGATCCTGTTATGTACTTCTTCCGTTTTAATGAAAATGTACCGATTCTTAAAAATAAAAATGCCCGCCTTGCATTAAGCCTTGCGTTTGATAAGAAGGGGCTTGCAACTTCATTTTTAAATGATGGATCGGTAGCTGCTAATTACTACGTTCCGAAAGGATTTTTAAAGGGGCCAGATAAAAAAGATTTTAGAGAAACAGCAGGTGAGTTTAATAAAACGAATGTAAAACAGGCGAAAGAATATTGGGAAAAAGCAAAGCAAGAAACTGGGACAAATGAAGTAACGTTAGAAATGTTAAACTATGATCTAGAAAACTTTAAAAAAGTAGGAGAATATATTAAAGAACAATTAGAGAAGAGTTTACCTGGTTTAACAGTAAACGTGAAACTACAGCCACACTCTCAAAAACTAGCGCTAGAGAAAAAGAAAGAATATGAAATGTCATTATCCCGTTGGTTACCTGATTACCCAGATCCGATGACATACTTAGAAGTTTTTCTTTCAGAAAGTGGTGTGAATAATACAGGGTATGCAAATCCAGAATATGACGCATTAATTAAGAAGATAAAAACAGAATTAGGAAACAATGAAAAAGTACGATGGAAAGCAATGCAAGACGCAGAAAAAATGTTACTTGATGACGGAGTAATTGCACCAGTATTCCAGCGCGGACTGTCTTATTTACAAAAGCCATATGTGAAAGAATTATACGTACATCAATTCGGCCCAGCAACGAGCTTAAAATGGGCAGATATACAAAAATAG
- a CDS encoding C40 family peptidase, with protein MKKMGTALLTTLFIFSSFTAVSAEENKDNKAFIDVAAATLWTGPDLLRPIDEPSATNPVDLWKWTKSMTLDEKLWLTNTNKLETQALLGQEVTVIDKQGEWVKVLVHGQPTPRNEEGYPGWMPAKQLTYNQEFAEKTDQPFVLITKPTAILYINPSEKNKALEVSYNTRLPLISEDAISYRVLLPNGQKAWLRKKDGAVYRSQNDIPTPTGDDLVNTGKMFLGLPYIWAGTSGFGFDCSGFTHTIYKSHGITIPRDSGPQSKAGIAVDKDHLQKGDLIFFAHNQGKGSVHHVGMYIGDGNMIHSPRAERSVEIIPLNTPGYIEEYAGARRYLPY; from the coding sequence ATGAAAAAAATGGGAACTGCATTATTGACGACTTTATTTATTTTCTCATCTTTCACAGCGGTAAGTGCTGAAGAAAACAAGGATAATAAGGCATTTATAGATGTAGCTGCTGCAACGTTATGGACCGGACCTGATTTACTTCGTCCAATTGATGAGCCGAGTGCGACAAATCCTGTTGATTTATGGAAATGGACGAAATCTATGACGCTTGATGAAAAGCTTTGGTTAACAAATACAAATAAATTAGAAACGCAAGCTTTACTCGGTCAAGAAGTAACTGTCATTGATAAACAAGGTGAATGGGTGAAAGTGTTAGTACATGGGCAACCAACACCGCGAAATGAAGAAGGTTATCCAGGGTGGATGCCTGCGAAACAATTGACATATAATCAAGAATTTGCAGAAAAGACAGATCAGCCATTCGTTTTAATAACAAAACCAACAGCGATTTTATATATAAATCCGTCTGAAAAAAATAAAGCGCTTGAAGTGAGTTATAATACGCGTTTACCGCTTATTAGTGAAGATGCTATTTCATATCGTGTTTTATTGCCAAATGGTCAAAAGGCGTGGTTACGAAAGAAAGATGGTGCTGTTTATCGTTCCCAAAATGATATTCCTACTCCAACAGGTGATGATTTAGTGAATACTGGGAAGATGTTTTTAGGGTTACCATATATATGGGCTGGAACAAGTGGATTTGGATTTGATTGCTCCGGTTTTACTCATACAATTTATAAATCTCATGGAATTACAATTCCGCGAGATTCTGGACCGCAGTCAAAAGCAGGTATTGCGGTTGATAAAGATCACTTACAAAAAGGAGATTTAATATTCTTTGCACATAATCAAGGAAAAGGAAGTGTTCACCACGTAGGGATGTATATTGGTGACGGGAATATGATTCACTCTCCAAGAGCTGAAAGAAGTGTTGAAATTATTCCTTTAAATACACCAGGATATATAGAAGAATACGCTGGCGCTCGTCGTTACTTACCTTATTAA
- a CDS encoding dipeptide epimerase yields MKITDVKVKRRYVKLHTPFKTALRTVTEIESIDVFIHTDEGIVGRGAATATPVITGDFANGIEESILGPIRSALIGKDILQFQTLLLHIQTSCVGNTSAKAAVDMALYDVYCQFHNIRLYALLGGMKEIHTDITVSVDEPLLMAKEAKKHVEKGFKTLKIKVGKSAHLDLERIEAIRNIVSKDTTLRLDANQGWSPKEAVSIIKEMENRNLNIEFVEQPVHAKDWDGLKYVKDNVQTPIMADESVFSAVDALKLVQGRYADLLNIKLMKCGGIREAWKIADIAEAAGVECMVGSMMESSLSVSAVAHIAAAHPNIRYFDLDAPLWLLEEPDGMSFSGSKVNLHHAVNIKS; encoded by the coding sequence ATGAAAATTACGGATGTAAAGGTAAAACGTCGATACGTTAAACTTCATACACCATTTAAAACCGCGCTACGCACTGTAACAGAAATTGAAAGTATTGATGTGTTTATTCATACGGATGAAGGGATCGTCGGAAGAGGAGCAGCGACAGCAACACCGGTTATTACAGGTGACTTTGCAAATGGGATAGAAGAATCGATTTTAGGACCAATCCGTTCGGCATTAATTGGGAAAGATATACTTCAATTTCAAACATTATTGCTGCACATTCAAACGAGCTGTGTAGGAAATACAAGTGCCAAGGCAGCGGTAGATATGGCTTTATATGATGTGTACTGTCAATTTCATAATATACGCCTATATGCGTTATTAGGTGGAATGAAAGAGATTCATACCGATATTACAGTAAGTGTAGATGAGCCTTTGCTAATGGCGAAAGAAGCAAAGAAACATGTGGAAAAGGGATTTAAAACATTAAAAATTAAAGTTGGTAAATCTGCTCATTTAGATTTAGAACGCATTGAGGCGATTAGAAATATTGTGTCAAAAGATACGACGTTACGTTTAGACGCAAACCAAGGGTGGAGTCCAAAAGAAGCTGTTTCTATTATTAAAGAAATGGAAAATAGAAATTTAAATATAGAATTTGTGGAACAACCAGTTCATGCGAAAGATTGGGATGGATTAAAGTATGTAAAAGACAATGTACAAACGCCTATTATGGCTGATGAAAGTGTTTTTTCGGCAGTGGATGCGCTAAAGCTCGTTCAAGGACGTTATGCAGATTTGTTAAATATTAAATTAATGAAGTGCGGTGGTATACGAGAAGCTTGGAAAATTGCTGATATCGCTGAAGCAGCAGGTGTGGAATGTATGGTTGGAAGCATGATGGAATCTTCACTTTCAGTTAGCGCTGTTGCGCATATAGCCGCTGCACATCCGAACATTCGTTATTTTGACCTTGATGCTCCGTTATGGTTATTAGAAGAGCCAGATGGAATGAGTTTTAGCGGATCAAAGGTAAACCTGCATCATGCAGTGAATATAAAATCTTAG
- a CDS encoding DUF3870 domain-containing protein, translated as MYASNTIYVVGDAKAPQNNPITEKFKSYFVAFVIEKDTGEIVDADCSATIALTSQFVKHLFLHKNINDPELVTEIKNRYFGSSQKALLVALKDAQKKYNQIAALSTSS; from the coding sequence GTGTACGCTTCGAATACGATTTATGTCGTAGGGGATGCGAAAGCACCTCAAAATAATCCTATTACAGAGAAATTTAAAAGTTATTTTGTAGCATTTGTAATTGAAAAGGATACAGGAGAAATTGTGGATGCAGATTGTTCAGCAACAATTGCATTAACCTCTCAATTTGTAAAACATTTATTTCTACATAAAAATATTAATGATCCAGAATTAGTAACAGAAATAAAAAATCGTTATTTCGGTTCATCTCAAAAGGCGCTGCTTGTTGCTTTAAAAGATGCACAGAAAAAATATAATCAAATTGCTGCTTTGTCTACCAGTTCATAG
- a CDS encoding FtsB family cell division protein — protein sequence MRRLKKVNVPNIPHHQSQPNEHRVINKKKIRRLILVFIFISAATFYVHYILTKQQEMIKGKRDTINNQQKQLVSLKKDSRYLKSEVENLTDNEEEILKFARKEYQFSKSNETIFVLPK from the coding sequence ATGAGGAGACTCAAGAAAGTGAATGTTCCTAATATACCACACCATCAATCACAACCGAATGAACACCGAGTTATAAACAAGAAAAAGATAAGGCGGTTGATTTTAGTTTTTATTTTTATTTCAGCGGCGACTTTTTACGTCCATTATATTTTAACGAAACAACAAGAAATGATTAAAGGGAAACGGGATACAATTAATAATCAGCAAAAACAATTGGTTTCTTTAAAGAAAGATTCACGTTATTTAAAAAGTGAAGTTGAAAATTTAACGGATAACGAAGAAGAAATTTTGAAGTTTGCGAGGAAAGAATATCAATTTTCCAAATCGAACGAAACGATATTTGTATTGCCTAAGTAA
- a CDS encoding aldo/keto reductase encodes MHYRTLGKTGITVSEVGYGAWAIGGDEWGPVNDEQSITAMKKAIECGVNFIDTADVYGLGHSEKLVAQAIKKHREDIVLSTKGGLIGHHYDPTGEPVYNTVEKVIAVFETSLLRLQTDYIDVYFCHIWWDKKEETEAFLRAFEILKRDGKVRAVGVSTHDFQYIKHFNNNDAIDVVQLDYNILNRNPEEDILPYLQEKHLGAVIRGPLKMGILTGKFTNETTFPDGDLRQEWPKETWFQEDLQKVEKLRLLSNKNQSLGQLALRYVLSHPAVSVAIPGAKTEKQTKENADASIRPLLTDEELTYITSI; translated from the coding sequence ATGCATTACCGTACATTAGGAAAAACAGGGATAACTGTTTCAGAAGTCGGCTATGGTGCTTGGGCAATTGGTGGTGACGAATGGGGCCCTGTTAATGATGAACAGTCTATTACTGCTATGAAAAAAGCTATTGAATGTGGTGTGAATTTCATCGATACTGCCGATGTATACGGATTAGGTCATAGCGAAAAGTTAGTAGCACAAGCTATAAAAAAACACCGTGAAGACATCGTTTTATCAACTAAAGGTGGCTTAATTGGACATCACTATGATCCTACTGGAGAGCCTGTTTATAATACAGTAGAAAAAGTCATCGCAGTATTTGAAACGAGCTTACTACGCCTACAAACAGATTATATCGATGTGTATTTTTGCCATATTTGGTGGGATAAAAAAGAAGAAACAGAGGCATTTTTACGCGCGTTTGAAATATTAAAGCGTGACGGTAAAGTAAGAGCTGTCGGTGTTTCTACTCATGACTTCCAATATATAAAACACTTCAATAACAACGATGCAATTGATGTTGTACAGCTCGATTACAATATACTAAATCGAAATCCAGAAGAAGATATACTACCGTACTTACAAGAGAAACATCTAGGCGCAGTTATTCGAGGTCCATTAAAAATGGGAATATTAACTGGAAAGTTTACAAATGAAACTACCTTTCCTGATGGGGATTTACGTCAGGAATGGCCAAAAGAAACGTGGTTTCAAGAAGATTTACAAAAAGTAGAGAAACTCCGATTACTTTCTAATAAAAATCAAAGCTTAGGACAGCTTGCTCTGCGCTATGTTCTCTCTCATCCAGCTGTATCTGTCGCAATTCCTGGTGCAAAAACAGAAAAACAAACGAAAGAAAATGCAGATGCATCTATTCGTCCTCTCCTAACAGATGAGGAATTAACGTATATAACTTCAATATAA
- a CDS encoding transglycosylase SLT domain-containing protein: MMRKVLKYIFLLAVVITLIYVTYTNYEKQKEIKNNKLIIREISEQYGMPEWIPLSIADYETKFNRKAVGDKGTSFGLFQLHRGGLAPAQLSEESLMDAKTNATIAVSNMVNAYERGVKKGLKNWELLKYVANKSGWPGNLGEDWTDNNTKYNVGLEKSYQLYKKEK, translated from the coding sequence ATGATGAGAAAGGTTTTAAAATATATATTTTTATTGGCTGTAGTAATTACTTTAATTTATGTGACTTATACAAATTATGAAAAGCAGAAAGAAATTAAAAATAATAAATTAATAATTAGAGAGATTTCAGAGCAGTATGGTATGCCGGAATGGATTCCACTATCAATTGCAGATTACGAAACAAAATTTAACCGAAAAGCAGTAGGGGATAAAGGAACATCTTTTGGTCTATTTCAATTGCATCGAGGTGGATTAGCACCGGCACAATTGTCAGAAGAAAGTTTAATGGATGCGAAAACGAATGCAACAATAGCAGTTTCTAATATGGTAAATGCATATGAACGTGGTGTGAAAAAGGGGTTAAAAAATTGGGAGTTGCTTAAATATGTCGCTAATAAATCAGGTTGGCCAGGAAACTTAGGAGAAGATTGGACTGATAATAATACAAAGTATAATGTGGGGTTAGAAAAATCATATCAATTGTATAAGAAAGAGAAGTAG
- a CDS encoding Xaa-Pro dipeptidyl-peptidase, which yields MKKKRLTITLSAMLSLTLTSGITSMTVHAEKNEENSIKRLNVPLNGTISEEILSATKVELENGMTKPIYSLDEAIVENLFVETEVDSDRDGKKDRVSIKVMRPKTNPGVKVPVIYEMSPYRAGLKDVPVYNVDEELHAVERKPYAAVNLGSYGNYYVPRGYAVILGESIGTGKSEGCPTTGDEQEILGTKSVIDWINGRAKAYSEDGKEIQAGWSTGNVGMTGVSYNGTLPNAVATTGIEGLKTIIPIAAISSWYDYYRANGAVIAPGGYQGEDTDNMAEAILTRKDPEVCKKIIKELTDGQDRKTGDYNKFWDKRNYVKDAKNVKASVFIVHGLNDWNVKTKQFEQWWEALEKNDIPRKMWLHQGGHGGTSSNNWQQTQNKWFDYWLYGIENGIMDEPMVDVQRENKTWQKIKNWPDPAAAPSKIRMVLSNKAVKLPLSMGNVNQAFSILDDAKMKSNQLVENPELEVPNRLVYMMPVLQKDMRISGTPKISFKGNIDRSVSNLTALLVDYGGAKTEIVTRGWMDPQNLNSIEYSTAIQPGKDYTFTWDMQPDDYVFKAGHQIGVVFIASDYDYTIRPKAGTKLTIKLSELTLPIVK from the coding sequence TTGAAGAAAAAGAGACTAACAATCACACTTTCAGCAATGTTATCTTTAACGCTTACATCAGGAATCACTAGTATGACAGTGCATGCAGAGAAAAATGAGGAGAATTCTATAAAAAGATTAAATGTACCATTAAATGGTACGATTTCAGAAGAGATACTTTCAGCAACGAAGGTTGAATTAGAAAATGGAATGACGAAACCAATCTATTCACTGGATGAGGCGATTGTAGAAAATCTATTTGTAGAAACAGAAGTGGATAGTGACCGAGATGGTAAAAAAGATCGTGTATCAATAAAGGTCATGCGTCCAAAGACAAATCCTGGTGTTAAAGTTCCGGTAATTTATGAAATGAGTCCATACCGAGCTGGGTTAAAAGATGTACCAGTTTATAATGTAGATGAAGAGCTACATGCTGTTGAGAGAAAACCGTATGCAGCAGTTAATCTCGGATCATATGGAAATTATTATGTTCCGAGAGGATATGCAGTTATTTTAGGAGAGAGTATTGGTACTGGAAAATCAGAGGGGTGTCCAACAACTGGAGATGAACAAGAAATTCTTGGCACGAAATCTGTCATTGATTGGATAAATGGACGAGCGAAAGCATATTCAGAAGACGGTAAGGAAATACAAGCGGGATGGTCTACAGGAAATGTGGGAATGACAGGTGTTTCGTATAATGGTACTTTGCCGAATGCTGTAGCAACGACTGGGATTGAAGGGTTAAAAACCATTATCCCAATTGCAGCGATTAGTAGTTGGTATGATTATTACCGTGCGAATGGAGCAGTAATTGCGCCAGGTGGATACCAAGGAGAAGATACAGATAATATGGCAGAAGCGATACTGACAAGAAAGGATCCAGAAGTTTGTAAAAAAATCATTAAAGAACTTACTGACGGCCAAGATCGAAAAACAGGGGATTATAATAAATTCTGGGACAAGCGTAACTATGTGAAAGACGCTAAAAATGTGAAGGCAAGTGTATTCATTGTACACGGTTTAAATGATTGGAATGTAAAAACAAAACAGTTCGAACAGTGGTGGGAAGCTCTTGAAAAAAATGATATTCCTCGTAAAATGTGGTTACATCAAGGTGGACATGGTGGAACGTCCAGTAATAATTGGCAACAAACGCAAAATAAATGGTTTGATTATTGGCTATATGGAATTGAAAATGGAATCATGGATGAACCAATGGTAGATGTGCAACGTGAAAATAAGACGTGGCAAAAAATAAAAAACTGGCCAGATCCTGCAGCTGCTCCATCGAAAATACGTATGGTTTTAAGCAATAAAGCAGTAAAGTTGCCATTAAGTATGGGGAATGTAAATCAAGCCTTTTCGATACTAGATGATGCGAAAATGAAATCAAACCAATTAGTAGAAAATCCAGAATTAGAAGTGCCGAATCGCTTAGTATATATGATGCCTGTATTGCAAAAAGATATGAGAATAAGCGGCACTCCTAAAATTTCGTTTAAGGGGAATATCGACCGTTCGGTATCAAATTTAACAGCATTACTTGTTGATTATGGTGGAGCGAAAACTGAAATTGTAACGAGGGGTTGGATGGATCCGCAAAATTTGAATAGCATAGAATATTCAACGGCGATTCAACCTGGGAAAGATTATACATTTACATGGGACATGCAGCCGGATGATTATGTATTTAAAGCAGGACATCAAATCGGAGTCGTTTTCATTGCAAGTGATTATGATTATACGATTAGACCGAAAGCGGGAACAAAATTGACAATCAAACTTAGCGAATTGACATTACCGATTGTAAAATAA